The following coding sequences are from one Ornithodoros turicata isolate Travis chromosome 1, ASM3712646v1, whole genome shotgun sequence window:
- the LOC135378485 gene encoding uncharacterized protein LOC135378485: protein MAAAAPQPSRTSRQVGPEATRLLLQRRVQAGLHERSSGRTIPCAPTGGGRGRQLLAAAQVARDGSSSWGTVVSREQLLDAQRADGLCRRVSQWLAEQVSADTGTFDGRHDSYMLGEDGILFRYILQADDDDGTSPFRVVVPRKLHYDAFPWEVLQQEGSPSDTVLARRRWTLTPFPARSHFGDVHEAVGSHLDCGLARKTGWLGVTFEMELPAQPCLWRKPVKGTAPLPWTNLRRETPLRSPNSAVRR from the exons atggctgcagcggctccacaacccaGCCGGACGTCTCGCCAAGTGGGCCCTgaagctacaaggctactccttcaacgtagagtacaggcggggctccacGAACGTAGTAGCGGACGCACTATCCCGTGCGCCcctaccggagggggaagaggtaggcaactcctggcagcagcacaagtggcacgggacggatcctcgtcctggggcacggtcgtgagcagagagcagctcctagacgctcagagagcggacggcctttgtcggcgggtgtctcaatggttagctgagcaggtctCGGCAGACACCGGGACGtttgacggacggcacgactcctatatgctgggcgaggatggcatcctgttcagatacatactccaggcggatgacgacgacggtacatccccattcagagtcgtggtgccacgtaagctgc ACTACGATGCCTTCCCGTGGGAAGTACTACAGCAGGAGGGCTCCCCCTCCGACACGGTCCTCGCCCGAAGGAGGTGGACCCTCACGCCGTTCCCCGCTCGGAGCCACTTCGGGGACGTCCACGAGGCGGTCGGTAGCCACTTGGACTGTGGTCTCGCAAGGAAGACCGGTTGGCTGGGTGTCACGTTCGAAATGGAGCTCCCAGCCCAGCCCTGTCTATGGAGAAAGCCCGTCAAGGGTACAGCCCCCCTTCCGTGGACGAACCTTAGACGAGAGACACCCCTGCGATCCCCCAATTCCGCTGTCCGAAGATGA